Within the Paenibacillus sp. AN1007 genome, the region TTCGACTGCAGGCCGAGTTTGTGTCTACAGACCGTAACCGGACCATGATGATTACGTATAAATTTGCCGGATTCCAGGAAATTGAGCAAAAGGATAATTTCTATCTGTTTGAGAGCGACCTGAGCGTGATTCAGGATCAGCCTTCATATGTATCCCTGGAAGTCACTGCATAAACCAATCCTATAAGCGAGGTGTTCCTTTTATGGAAAAAATAGCATTTCTATTCCCTGGCCAAGGCTCCCAATATGTAGGCATGATGAAAAACTTCTTTGATCAATTTGAGATTGCGAGACGAACTTATGAAGAGGCCAGCGATATCCTCGGCTTAGATCTGGCCAAGATGAGTTTCGAAGGCAGTTTGTTTGATCTGAATAAACCGTCAAACATGCAGCCCGCGCTGCTTACGGCAAGTGTGACTGCATATCGAGTATACATGGAGGAGATTGGCATTACCCCGCAATTTTGTGCAGGTCACAGTTTGGGTGAATATGCAGCACTGACCTGCTCTGGGGCGATGGCATTTGGTGACGCGGTTCGGATTACGAAGCGGCGGGGGGAATTGACCGAACGGGTCGCTGAAGAGAGCGACGGGGCCATGACGATTATTGACGGGGCAAACGAAGAGATGATTCGTAAAGCTTGTGAGCAGGTTTCATCCGATACAGCCTGGTCTGCAATCTCTTGTTACAATGCCATGAGTCAGTATGCAATTTCGGGTCATCAAGACTCGATCGAACAGGTGGAAACGATCTTGCTGGAGCAGGATGCACAGACAACCCCGCTGATGATGAGTGCGCCATTTCACAGCCGCTTGATGGAGTCTGCAGGTGAGCAGCTTGGCGCTGCACTCGCTGATTACCGTTTCCATCCTTTTAAATGGCCGGTTGTGTCCAATGTCACAGCGAGTCCATATACCGAGGCTTCTCGCATTCCCGGATTACTGCAAAGACAGCTGTCCCAGCCGGTGAAATGGACCCAGACGATGCAGTATCTGAAGAAACACGGGGTGACATTAACCATTGAACTTGGCCCCAAAAATGTACTGAGCGGGCTGGTAGAGTTGGACAAACTCGGCATGAAATCGTTTGCTTATGGGCAGAAAGAGGACAGAAAAGCGCTCAAGACACTGCTGGAGCAGGCAGTTGTATCCAGGCCAAGACCGACCGTAGTGACCAAGTGTATGGCTGCTGCTGTAGCTACACCGAACCGCAATTGGAATCAGGACGAGTATCAGAAAGGTGTCGTGGAACCTTACAAACGGATCCAGCAGCTTCAGGAAGAACTTGAGGCTGCCGAAACCGCGCCA harbors:
- the fabD gene encoding ACP S-malonyltransferase encodes the protein MEKIAFLFPGQGSQYVGMMKNFFDQFEIARRTYEEASDILGLDLAKMSFEGSLFDLNKPSNMQPALLTASVTAYRVYMEEIGITPQFCAGHSLGEYAALTCSGAMAFGDAVRITKRRGELTERVAEESDGAMTIIDGANEEMIRKACEQVSSDTAWSAISCYNAMSQYAISGHQDSIEQVETILLEQDAQTTPLMMSAPFHSRLMESAGEQLGAALADYRFHPFKWPVVSNVTASPYTEASRIPGLLQRQLSQPVKWTQTMQYLKKHGVTLTIELGPKNVLSGLVELDKLGMKSFAYGQKEDRKALKTLLEQAVVSRPRPTVVTKCMAAAVATPNRNWNQDEYQKGVVEPYKRIQQLQEELEAAETAPTTEQMKQSLEWLGTIFETKQVDQEEREDWFHQILDETGQYYLWTDHKVTTA